A single Methanocaldococcus bathoardescens DNA region contains:
- a CDS encoding metal-dependent hydrolase: MNWKGHTILGIIFGLPFISSPEQIFLALAGALYPDLDHDVKEDIVKRGILISGGIVFINILLYFFDKSLFNIDLFILGVSVLLIYLIPYFSEHRTLTHTFWSLLFVSFILGYLSYKLSFISAVFAGLISLLMVTNEILLGRVMIFAIFAWAILDIIKLNPGIDGTLHYILPIIAGYLSHLVGDSMTPAGVRAFYPISNYKLRKKEGYILAAIWIIMAVYVWKDMIF; encoded by the coding sequence ATCTTTGGATTGCCATTTATTTCTTCACCAGAACAGATATTTTTGGCATTAGCTGGGGCTTTGTATCCAGATTTAGACCATGATGTTAAGGAAGATATTGTTAAAAGAGGAATTTTAATATCTGGAGGGATTGTTTTTATAAATATTTTACTTTACTTTTTTGATAAAAGTTTGTTTAATATTGATTTGTTTATTTTAGGAGTTTCAGTTCTTTTGATATATTTAATTCCTTATTTTTCAGAGCATAGAACTTTAACTCACACATTTTGGTCTTTGTTATTTGTATCTTTTATTTTGGGATATTTATCTTACAAACTCTCATTTATTTCAGCAGTTTTTGCTGGGTTGATATCTTTATTAATGGTTACTAATGAAATTTTACTCGGTAGAGTGATGATTTTTGCCATCTTTGCTTGGGCTATTTTGGATATTATAAAATTAAATCCAGGAATTGATGGAACTTTGCATTACATATTACCAATAATTGCTGGATATTTATCTCATTTAGTTGGAGATTCAATGACACCAGCTGGAGTTAGGGCTTTTTATCCAATATCTAACTATAAATTAAGAAAAAAAGAGGGATATATTTTAGCGGCAATATGGATAATAATGGCAGTTTATGTTTGGAAAGATATGATTTTTTGA